A genomic region of Tsukamurella pulmonis contains the following coding sequences:
- a CDS encoding A/G-specific adenine glycosylase — protein MDFTPVLAWFDAAERDLPWRDPDAGPWAILVSEVMLQQTPVVRVEPVWRAWMQRWPTPADLAAATGADAVRAWGKLGYPRRAMRLHACAQALVERFDGAVPSDVDELLSLPGVGDYTARAVACFAFGQDVPVVDINVRRVLARAAAGESDAAAPSAKRDLAAATAALDSVPAQRRPRLSAGLMELGALVCTARSPRCGECPLHAECAWLAAGAPAGTVAPRKVQKYEGTDRQARGRLLDVLRGADGAVPRAALDLAWERDRAQRDRALDSLLVDGLIEQTADGRFALAGEA, from the coding sequence ATGGATTTCACACCGGTCCTCGCCTGGTTCGACGCGGCCGAACGCGACCTGCCGTGGCGCGACCCGGACGCCGGGCCGTGGGCGATCCTGGTCAGCGAGGTGATGCTGCAGCAGACGCCGGTGGTCCGGGTCGAGCCCGTCTGGCGCGCCTGGATGCAGCGCTGGCCGACCCCCGCCGACCTGGCCGCCGCCACCGGCGCCGACGCCGTGCGCGCGTGGGGCAAGCTCGGCTACCCGCGCCGGGCGATGCGCCTGCACGCGTGCGCGCAGGCGCTCGTCGAGCGGTTCGACGGTGCCGTCCCCTCGGACGTGGACGAGTTGCTCTCGCTCCCCGGGGTGGGCGATTACACGGCCCGCGCCGTGGCCTGCTTCGCCTTCGGCCAGGACGTCCCGGTGGTGGACATCAACGTGCGGCGGGTGCTGGCCCGCGCCGCGGCCGGGGAGTCGGACGCGGCGGCACCGTCGGCCAAGCGCGACCTGGCCGCGGCGACGGCCGCATTGGATTCCGTTCCCGCGCAGCGCCGTCCGCGACTCTCGGCCGGGCTGATGGAGCTCGGCGCGCTGGTGTGCACCGCGCGCTCGCCCCGCTGCGGCGAGTGCCCGCTGCACGCCGAATGCGCCTGGCTCGCGGCCGGGGCGCCGGCGGGCACCGTCGCGCCGCGGAAGGTGCAGAAGTACGAGGGCACCGATCGGCAGGCGCGCGGCAGGCTGCTCGACGTGCTTCGCGGTGCCGACGGTGCCGTCCCCCGCGCCGCGCTCGATCTGGCGTGGGAGCGCGACCGGGCGCAGCGCGACCGGGCGCTCGACTCGCTGCTGGTGGACGGCCTGATCGAGCAGACCGCCGACGGCCGGTTCGCGCTGGCCGGCGA